DNA from Arvicola amphibius chromosome 13, mArvAmp1.2, whole genome shotgun sequence:
AAGAACAAGGCTGCAGACCTTTCTCTCCACAGCCTGCCAACAACTTCCGGCAGTGCCAGCGTCCTCATCTAGATACAGTAGTCCTCCCTCAGCCTGGAGGCATAAGGTCAAgggcagggagagcagggagaagggCAGTGAGCTGGCCCTTGTTCTTGTCACTGCAAGAAGGAATGTTTTCTCGAAATATCCCATCACCAGATTTGACAAACAGCCCAGCATGCACATgagcgtgcgtgcatgtgcaacATGCACACGTGTGCCCATGCAGCCCACAGCCATAGCCATTCATCCAGTCACCTAATCACCAAGCTTCCATTCCAAAGGGAGGTGAATTCTAGGTTCCTTAGACCCCATTCATCCTGGGGGGGGGGACAATTCTTGAAATAAGTTCACCTTCCTTGGAGCCTCCTACCTCTCCCCAAGTCCTGCGATGACTCCATCTGAGCTCCTGGCCTTGAAACATTCCTCAATGTTTCTTCTTGCCACCTGCCTGGCATGCTTGGCTCCCTCACACACTACCTTCCCCTGTCCTTCTGTTCCATGACCATCCAATTTCTTCCAAGGGCATCATTCTCTGTTCTGTTCCAGCTCTCCTGTCCCCCTAGCCACACCTAGCCCCACCTGGCCCTAGACTTTCTCACTTGCTGGCAAAAAAGGCCCCTACAGTTACCAGGGCCCCCAGTGCCACAGCCCCCGTCAGCACTGTCCTCACTGATGCCCAGTTCCCCTCCCGCAGACGCCGTGCCTCCTCCAGGGCCCCGTCCCCGTATAGAGCTGTGAACTCCGCctgtgggagagaagggaagtagagaaagaaggagaaagggatatcaggaaaggagagtggagagaagggggaaggaagagttcCAGTTCCATCCACTGTGAGCACTGCCCACACCCAGTCCCTCTCGCCAAAGCTCTACTGCCTACGTGCCCCTCGGAACCCTCTAACCCCCTGCCCAGGGTACTCGGCTCCTTTGCACTGTCTGCATCAAGCAAGCCCCATCTTTTCCTTGGCAAACAATTCTACTCAGAACTGGCATCCTTTGCTAAGGCTTGCCTAACCACAACCCATCCCTGGTCCTCCCCACTGTCCAGGCTGTGTACTCAGGGGCACACCTTTTCCCTGAAGGCTCTTTGGGTACTGTTTATAAAACTCTGTATTCGGTTGTCTGCTTGGGACCATGAAACCCATCCTGCGCTTATTGCATGGTAGCCCTGGAGGACAGTTAGCTTGATGCTTTCAGTCTGATGCCACTTAAATAGGGGAACTCAGCCCCAATGGCTCCTTCCCAGCACAAATTCCCCAGCCTCCAATCAGAGGCCCCATTTTCCCATGAAGAGCAACTTTGCAGAGGGATGTGTAGGGCAGCAATTGAGAAGCTTCTTACCCAGCCCCCACTGCTGTGGATCCAGTCGGCCAGGCGCGTCTCCAGGTAGGCCACCATCCAATCCTGCACTTGTCCCACCAGTGGCTCCATTTCTTTGTTGACACTTTCAGCACACAGGGCAGCCCCAAAGACAAAGAATGCCACAAGACGGCCCCAGTTGGGGCCCCCTTGGAAAAGTTCGTCGGAAACCTGGGTGAAGCGTTGCTGGGCCGAGCCTGGGGTCACGTGTAGCTGGGCGGCCAGGTCAGAGAAGGTGCGTCGGAAGCGTGTCTCAAATTCGTCTCCAGCAGCCCGCATGGCTTGGTGCAGCGGGTCAGCTGCTGGGCCCTCCCCAGGGCCAGCTCCACAGACAtaacccttctgcctcagcttatAGCCTACAAAGTCAGCCACTAGAGCCCTTGTGtctggggctgaggctggggtCGCCATCCGGGCGGCTAGAAGAGGCAAGGATGACAGACTgacataaatatatagaaaatattaaaagagacCCAGAGGGGACATTTCCTATTTGGCCAACCTCCTGGGATAGGTGAAATGCCCAGAGACCACTAGACAGGGACAAACAGGAGCAAAGGGTTTGTCATGGGGTGGGTTCAAGGCATAAGCAGCTGGCCACGTATTACAtgtcaaattaaattttaattttagactACTTCAGATTCCTTTCATATGATAATACCAGCTGTATGACACCTCTGCGCCCCACCCCCACGGCACACACCTTTTTGGCTAAAGGAAGAGGCTTAGGACCTCCCCAGGAGCATAATGTGAAGATGTTGACAGAGGCACAAGGTAGGGAGGCGACAGGGACTAAAGGGCAAGATGGGGAAAGCAAGGGCTGTGCggggcagaaaggaagaagacactTACCCAGCCTGGATGGCAGCTCTTAGGATCCAGTGCTGGTGGCAGGGAGCTCCCTGCTATGGCCTTTCATCCTCCCGGCCAGAGTGTAGCcctggaaaagggagggagagagcagaacTAGCTGAAAAAGGCCAGGGATCTGGGTCTGACCCGGAAAGGGCTGGAACTGCTGCTCCTGGGACTGGGCCCCAGCTTCCAAGGCTTTGCCAGCTGTGTGGCCGATTCCATGTTTAATGACTGGCCTCTCGGGAAACCCGGGTCCACGGGCTTCCTGCCGACACCATCTCTACTCCCGGTTCCCCCAAGTGCAGCGCAAAGGCCcagctcctccctttctcccaccgGTAGCTGGTCTCCAACCCCGCCCGCCAGCCAGGTTAGGGAATCTCACGGGTCAGGCCTCAGCCGGGATCCGGATCCGGTTGTTTCCTGGTGGAGGAactaggagggagggagggagggagggagggaggaagggaaggaaggaaggagggaggaggtggggggccGAGCGGGAGGAGGGGGGGCCGGGAGGGAGGGCCCGGCGCCGGGTGATGATGGGACCCAGAGATGCGTCCAGAGAGAGGGGCGGGGctgagaggcagggctgggaagAGCCACAACTCCTGGAAGAGAGGGCCATTGAAAGGCAGGCACTTCGGAGGCCATGGTGACCGGAGCCGGCCGGCTGCTTTCCGAGCCCGCAGCGtatccaaagaaacacacccggCCTCAACATCTCGGTGCAAATTCAGCATTTCCGGAAGGTCTGTCCTGTTCATACACTTGTTGAACTTCCAAGCTTTGGATTATGTGCCTGGGGAAAAGTCCCCTTTAACCTGGGAACAGCACCTTGCCCTTGTGGGACTATAAGAGACACGAAACAGAAACCCAGTTTCCCTCTGGACCCTTAATGCAGTGGGCTCTCCCTGGGCTGGAGCCTCAGCTGGGCATCAGGGCGCGAGGCCTTGCGTTGCAGCGTCCACAAGAACCCTTAGTCTTTTGTAATCAGACTGATTTTCATTATGTTTTGCCCACCACATGAATTAATTCTCATTATTTAAAAGGGTCAAACAAAGGCACAAATGGATTCACACCTACTAATCATACCCACCCTCCCTAAATGCAGGTTGCCAACGTTAAGGTTAATACCTGTTTTACAGATTACATGTATCTATCTTATACGTGGatatacatttatgtttatatttgttttttgagacagggtttcttctctgtgtagccgtggctatcctggaactcactttatagaccaggctggcctcgaacttgcagagatctgcctgcttctgtctcagaTCTGCTAGGATGAAAGGTCTAAATCAccctcagcacatgggaggcagagacaggtagatttctgtgaggccagcctggcctacaaagcgagttccaggacagttacacagagaaactctgtcctgaaGAGCAAAGCAAAGCGAaacgaaaggaaaaaaaaaaaaaaaaaaccctctagcCAAGACCAGAAAGAGGCAGCCCAATCGTGCTGCTTCGCTTCAGTTTTCTTGTTGCTTCCCTTGCTTCTCCCATTAGCCTGGGCGCTCCTGCTTTTGTGCAGTCATCAGGGAAGCCACAGTGAGGGTGGCAGCAACACATtgtggggtctctctctctctctctttctctctctctctcctctctctctctctctcctctctctctcctttgtaggtgagtctgaccttgaactcacaacctgtCTTTGCCAGCTTACTATATTGGCGTCATTACAGGGGAGTCACAGCACTTTCTTTACATGTGTAATTTTCGTTCTTACATCATCTCTAAGTTGCTTAGCCCTGATTCCatggaaaaggaaactgagggtTGGACAGGTTAAATCATTTGCCCAAATCCACACACCAAGGAGAGCAGTTAGGACTTAAATCTGCACCAGTCTAACCCAGAAGTTTGGACTTTTGACAGTGTATTAATGTCTTAAGGTGACCGTTTCATCCCATTGGCAGTCAATGCTGTTCTTATAGTTGGATTCCACAGCAATTCCGAGTTCTTACTCAGTTCTCTGACTGTGAGCGCATAGCCCGTTCCACTCTTTCATAGTTATATCCTGTCGCCCATACTCATACtcatttctcctttgttcttgGAGTGATAATTCTAGATGCCACCAacaagacaccacacacacacacacacacacacacacacacacagagttttaaaagCAGGTCTAGTTCGAGGCTTTCATTTGCAATGTGGTTTACTCTAAGACACAACCTGACATGAATATACTTTGGGGTTGTGTTCTGCCGTGAGGTCTtgcgtagtccaggctggccttgacctcactgtGTAGATAAAGAGAACCCTGATGAACCTTCTACCTGCACCTCTTGATCAGTGCAGGGAATGCAGGAGTGCACCCCACACTGACTTTGTTATTGTTGCTGACCTTAAGAGACCCTATTATGCTTCTGTctgtcctttgattttttttaagctctTTGACAGCCAGGGCAGTGGTTTATTCGAATTTGTGTTTTCATGTTCAAATAAGCCAACAGTAAGTGTTGAGTAAATGAATCAATTGACAACTCTGGCCAATCTCTGAGCAGTTCCGGGCAGATGTTTAAAGATTACTGCTGTTGCTGTTCAAGAAATAAACACTAATTTGGAAGAAAGATTCAATGTCAGTGTGAGCACTCAGAACAGAATTGTCAGACAGCAGTTTATATCTAGTTCAAAGCTGTATACCTCAAGGGTCTTCCCAGACCCACACTACAAAGCCAAGGTATAATACAGCAAACTGTAAACAAGACAGCAGAGCCTTTGCCAAAAACTCCAGGTCGTAAACTATCCGGGaacctttttgtttttacttcagtGACATGTTATTTTACCAGCGTGAGGAGGATCCCTTTAAACTGCCTGACGGTAAGATTAATTAGCGTACAATTATTTTACACCTTAAGACATAAAGTATGTTCATGCATTTTATGtgtgaaataagaaacaaaacgcaatatggtttttaaaatgagCCCTAGCTAGGATTGCTCTGTTTAATGTTGCCGTGAAAGCACACACAGGGATGAATGGATGCATACGTCTCACTGTCTGTTTCCACTTGAGGCACTTGTGTTGTTTGGTTAAACCATCCTGTTACAAATCTAGAGACTTCctgagctcagtggcagagtattTGCCCAGCATGTACGAGGccttgggttcaaatcccagcaccacaaataaatgaatttagagatttcatttttattctaattttttcttttctttttgagacagggtctctctacatagtcatggttgccctggaactcacagagatcattcCTGGTCccattttactatttatttattttgagtttgttctttctttccttcattttttgctttttgtttgtttgtttgtttggtttcttgtttttgagacaagggttctctgtgtaacagctctgcctgtcctggaacttgctctgtagacgaggctggccttgaactcacagagatctgcttgcctctgcctccccctactggaattaaaggcctgtgccaccacacatggctttatttggggttttcaagacagggtttctcagtgtagccctggctgtcctggaattcactctgtagacctggctggtctcagacttagagatcttcctgcctctgcctctcgagtgctgggattaaaagtgtgagccatcatgtgagccaatttcattttaattatgtgcttatgtgagtgcaggtgccctcagaggctagaagaggacatcagatccccgggagcagtgcatgctcttagcactgagccatttttccagcccctaaCTTCCATTTTTATATTAGATGTTAATATTATCATTTAATGAAAATACTAGTATTGTCATTAACAGTTTTACTGTTGTTCACTAGAGTTCAAATGCTGAGGCCCTAATCCTAGCTCCACAGTTAGTAACTGTGGGACACTGGGAGGCATGGCTCTATtccctttctctattttctcatctgtattattttttaaaatatttatttattatatatacaatattctgtctgtgtgcatgcctgtaggccagaagagggcaccagaccccattacagatggttgtgagccaccatgtagttgctgggaattgaactcaggacctctggaagagcaggcaatgctcttaacctctgagccatctctccagcccctcatctgTATTATTTGTAACAATCACAAATACTATAATAATGCCTAGTGCTTTGTATTATAAAACCCTGTAGAGAgcgggagaaatggctcagcagttaagaacacatgcCAGTCTTCTCGAGGACCCTAGTGGATTCTCAGCACCGGCTTCTAGCAGCTCACATCTACCTGTTACTCCGGCTCCAGGGTAGCTGATGTTTGATGTCCCCCTCTGACCCCTGTGGGCATTTGCACTCCGGTATACATAAACTCCGACAcaatacacagatttttttttaaaaaaaataaaactaatcttTGACAACAGGTCAGTagagaaattagaaaacattttacagagccgggtggtggtggcgcacgcctttaatcccagcactcgggaggcagaggcaggcggatctctgagttcgaggccagcctggtctacaagagctagatcaggacaggctctagaaactacagggaaaccctgtctcgaaaaaccaaaaaaaaaaaaagaaaaaaaagaaaagaaaaccttttacATGCCATTGTAAAATTGTCACTagcatatttttcaaaaatgaaaatgaaaaatagcagTCTTATGTCCACCGCTCATCCTTTGACGTTTTCTACTTGAAACTCTACCTAGAATTCGTGGCCTTTCTTTCACTCGCCCATCCTCACCCCTATCCCAAACCTGTAGCCTGGGTTTGAGAAAACACTGAGGTCTGGGGAGAATTAAACCCTCGACATTTTGAACTTTCCTGTGCAAGGAAACGAAAGATTTCTTTCCTCCCCGCTTTGTCCCTTTTCACTCCTGGAGTAACTCATCTGGGACCCCAAGGGTGGACTCAGTCCCGCCCCCTGGTGCAGCAGTGAAGACAGATACCGAGCCACCTGTCAGAGGGCTGTGGGCGGGGGCCGGGTCAGCGAGGCCCGCAGAACCGAAGGGTGAGCGCCGTTGAGCGCACGCTCAGAGCCGACAGCTGGAAGCAGGCAGGACGGACAGCCTAAGACACGGGGGCTGACCGCCAAAGGGAGGGAAAGGTGGTCCAGGAAACCAGCCAGGCAAAGCACGCGAGGCGACAGCAAGGAGAGTCCACGGCCCGCAGCTGCCGAAGCAGCCCTCCACCTTAAGCGAGGCCGCAGAGCAGGCGGGCGAGCGAGGACGCGCCGGGTACTGCGCGCTGGCCCCGCTGGGGCGCAGGGCTGTCATGTCCCGCGAGCGGCCTCCGCGCACCGACATCCCTCGCAACCTGAGCTTTATAGCCGCGCTGACCGAGCGCGCCTACTACCGCAGCCAGCGGCCCAGCCTCGAGGAGGAGTCGGAGGAGGAGCCGGGGGAGGGCGGGACCCGGCCCGGTGCCCGCTCGCGGGCTCACGTGCGGGATCGGGGGCGCAGGGCCCGCTCTGCGCCCGCAGGTGGCAGCGGGGCACGGGCAGCCCGCAGTCGCAGCCCTGACACTCGCAAGCGAGTGCGTTTCGCCGACgcgctggggctggagctggccGTGGTACGTCGCTTCCGCCCGGGGGAACCGCCCCGGGTGCCCCGGCACGTGCAAGTGCAACTGCAGAGGGACGCCCTGCGCCACTTCGCGCCGTGCCCGCCGCGCGCTCGCGGCCTCCAGGTAGGCGCCCCGCCGTGCCCCGCTTTCCCCCGGGACCCCGGCCTTCGCGCTCCAACTCCTCCCCTGATCTGCCTCCCCGCCCTCTCTCCGCAGGAGGCGCGCGCCGCCCTGGAGCCCGCCCGCGAGCCCGGCTTCGCCGCCCGCCTGCAGGCGCAGCGCATCTGCCTGGAGCGCGCCGACGCGGGCCCTCTGGGCGTGGCCGGGAGCGCGCGCGTGCTGGACCTGGCCTACGAGAAGCGGGTGAGCGTGCGCTGGAGCGCGGACGGCTGGCGCAGCCTGCGGGAGTCGCCCGCCGCCTACGCCGGCCCTGCCCCGGCCCCACCGCGGGCTGACCGCTTCTCCTTCCGCCTGCCGGCGCCTCCGGTCGGCGGCGCTCTGCTCTTCGCCCTGCGCTACCGTGTGACCGGCCGCGAGTTCTGGGACAACAACGGCGGCCGTGATTACGCGCTACTTGGGCCCGAGCATCCTGGTGGTGCCGGAGTCGCGGAGACCCAGGGCTGGATCCATTTTATTTGAGACTAGACTCCTGCCGGCCATAGCCGGGAAAACACAGGGGCACCCAGGCGTGGGGGGAGGGCTGTGGCGCCAGGAACCCGGGGACCACAATTGGCAGATAGGTGGAGAGTTGTCCCAGGGAGTCAAGCGGAGGTGGCTGGAAACTGTCTGCGAAGCCCAGAGAGATTAGGGTGGGAAACGGCAGGTGGGTGTGAGTGGAAGGAACTCAAGGAATTCGAgaaaggaggccagaagggatCTGGGAAGTTGTGCCTCCTTGAACGGCTTGAGCATTCATTACGGACTGAGCAACCTGGAAGTCATTCGGATTGCTTCCCTCTTGCTGGCCTTACCACCTTCAGGTCCTCATGCCCTGCCCATCCTAGCTTTATCTGAGCCGGAATTGCCTTGCTTAACCCCAGGAATTTGACTATTGCCCCCTGGGCCCTGGCAGTTGGACAGGATTCGCTTGATTCTCAGCAGTTCTTGACTTCAGCCTTCAAGGAGAAAGAGTCCTTCAGCCACCGCGCAAGCCTCGTAAGGAATGTAGGTGGTGGCAAAACTAACTCCGGGCCTGCCCTTTTTATAATAGCCAAATCATGGGCATCTGAGGGCTGCATAGTCAGGCTTCCAGAAAAATGAATGCCAGCCTTACTTTTCTGGGTGCCTTCTTAGACCTGGAAGCACTTTATGGACTTTGTCAAGGGACAACGAATCATGAAAATCACTGCTGATTTATTCTTTGTGCCTCTGAAAAAGAGGAAACTACCGAGTATCTGTACAGTTGAGGAGGTTATTTTATCTTTTGGGGCTCCAGGTTGCTCTGTGAGAAATTGGATTTGAGTTAGGTGGCCCTTTAAGGCTACCtttgttttcagacaaggtctctaaCCCATTCTGGCTCCAGCTCGCAGCCCTCCTGCCCTAGCCTCTGCTGTGCTGGGTTAttggtgtgagccactatgctcTTAGGGCTCCGTTTTGGTGTTTTATAATCTGTTCATGGCACAGTACAGGTTAGAAACTGTATTCTCCAACCTAGTGCTACAGTTAAAGCACCCACAGCAAGCCAGGTATCGTGGCACACACAGGGAGtgttgagttggaggccaaccagGTAATATGATtgtagcctggactacatgagactgtttcggaaaattaaaagaagaaacaaggctTACCTAGCACAGTGAGCCAGTGTTTGGATATAAGATGAGGAtagtcttccttcctccctccctccctccctccctccctccctccctcccttccttccttccttccttctcccttcctccctctctctgtcccttcccttcctcccttccttccttctttccttccttccttccttccttccttctcccttcctccctctctctgtcccttcccttcctccctcccttccttccttcccccttcctccctctgtcccttcttcccttccttccttcttcccttccttccttccttccttccttccttccctccctccctccctccctccctccctacttccttccttccttccttcctttttgtgttTGTAGGAGCGTGGATGAACCAGGGCACAGGAAGCATAACCAGCCCATAGCCTCAGTGCATTCTGTAGTGTCCAAGCCATAGCTCACCCGGTGCCATTTGGTTTTTGCACTTAAACCCCACAGACTTCTAGTTCTAGCCTGGGTCCCCTGAGAAAATGGAGCAGAGAATTGCTGTTGGGGAGAGTGATGCATGGGAGCCCCAGAATGAAACAACGTCGGAACTCTGGAGATTATGGCtataagaaatagaaaacaaaaatgagagcaGTTTGAGAAGTAAATGGCACCAGAAGGTGACAGTTTGATCCATagtctgagccagtgacctggaaAACCTGGAGTCTAATGTAATACTCGCCCACCTTCGCACCTCATGCCCTTCCTAGAGAGGCTCTAGGTGAGAGTCGAGTGTTGctggttttcctttccttgtttttctctcttccctcacttgtttcttttttctatttatttatttatttatttatttatttagtatgcagtgtcctgtctgcatgtatgcctgcattatagatggttgtcagccaccatgtggttgctgggaattgaactctattcctctggaagagcagccagtgctcttaacctctgagccatctctccagccccttcgcTTGTTTCTTTGAACATGTGGGACTTTTTTgccatcctttcctcccttcgCACTTGTTGGTCCCTACAGAACATCCCCTTTCCCTTGAGAAGGAATGGGTATTGTAACTCCTTTTCTCCAAGGCCATAATTGAGCTACCTTCCTCAGATGCCTCCTTGACAGCCCTTTAAAGGGGAAAGAATGTTCCCAGTGTTACAGCTGAACAAGGACCTCCCAGGTAACTGGCTTCTCACTCTGCCTCTTCCCTGtcaggtatacacacatacattcagaatTCAGTTTGGGGCTTGTTCCTTTGCCCTCCAGTCATTTCTCTAACAAATGTACATTTAAGCACTATATTACCTTGTACAAAAAACAGTTGGCTGCATCCCGCGGATCACCTTCAGGTTCAGCTAAGTCAAGGGAGGCGCTGTACTGGGAACCAGCAAACAGTGCACTCTCTAGTCTTCAACGAGGAACCCAGGGAGACTGGGTCGAGGGTCAGTTGTTATGACATCATTCCtaatgtgtaatgtgtgtgtgttactgttaCGTCATATTAACAAGAGTAACAGCTCCCATTTAACTTTTGTGTGCTAAATGTGTTTTACATGCATGTTTAAAATATGACTGTGACTTGAACTTATTATCCTTGTTTTAGAAACAAGTCTAGGCTCAGTTATTTGTTGAAGAGTGCAGGACTGTGAACCCAGGAAGTTCCCACAGTCTGTGTGgtatgtctttttatttctctaaagacaaaattaaacactttgctctatatcatctatcttaGGGAATGGCCATCGTCTTCACTATCCTGTGCCCTCCTGTGCTCCAAGGGCCCCAGACTTCTAGCCCGCTGTTTCCTGTGCCAGCGTTCTGGGTCTGCAGGGTCAGCAAGCACTGGCCCATCTGCTTGCTTTCTATACACTGGGGTTCCTTCCTGGCTCTGGCCAACCTTCCATACCATCTGGAATGACAGCCACCatcttccctccctgcccctccattATCCTTGACCAAGTAAAttcgttttttgttgtttttttgttttttgtttttgttgttgttgttgttttgagacaaggtttctctgtgtagctttggagtttgtcctggaacttgctctgtagacccggctggccttgaactcacagagattcacctgcgtctgcttcctgagtgctgagattaaaagtgtacaccagcACTGCCTTTTTCCCCCCTGGATGACCAGGTAAACGTGAGTTTGGGAGAGGCCCCCAGTCTCCTGAACATTCTTTGTAAGAGGTGCCAGCTCTGTTATGCTCCCATTCTCAGCTACATGGGAGAACAGGATGCTTCTAGGTAaccagttggttttttttttttttttttttttgaggcagggtttttctgtgtagctttggagcctgtcctgaaactgattctgtagaccaggctggcctcgaactcacaaggatcctcctgcctctacctcccggcatgtgccaccgccacccggcatCTTTTGGTTCTTTACTGAGCTGCTGCAGCACTTGAGAATAAGCAGAtacttttctctcttctgcaCGGTTGGACTGGACTGAGCACCTCCTTGTGCACACAAATAATAGGTGCCTCATTCTTGGAACCTTGAACCAACAAAGCTATCAGTACACCACAAACCTtgtaaaatgggggaggggagctgttATGTACTGTCTTAAGTGCTATTTGTGTGCCTAGTCCTTTTGAGAGTCCCAGAAGACATTTCCTGTCCAGATGTCTCTTTCCTGATACGTGAGTTCAAGATTCTCCCTATCTCTGGCCTTTCCTTACCTTGTATTGGGCCTGGTGTCGCAGAATCATAAATCCTACCattggctcacgcctttaatcccagcactcgggaggcagaggcaggcgaatccctgtgagtttgaggccagcctggtctacaagagctagttccaggcttcaagctacagagaaaccctgtcttaaaaaaaaaaaaaaaacaaacagggggctggagagatggctcagaggttaagagcattgcctgctcttccaaaggtcctgagttcaattcccagcaaccacatggtggctcacaaccatctgtaatgaggtctggtgccctcttctggcctgcaggtatgcacacagacagaatattgtatacataataaataataaattaaaaaaaaaacaaacaaacaaaaatcctaccacctacaaggaaaaaaaagggagattcctttttttcctcacaCTGTTCATTCCATGATTCACCTGTACTTCTTGCACTGCCAGTGACAAAGAGTAGCCCAGGGAGAGCCACAGCCGTCGACTCTCACCGTTTGCTTGCTCGGGTTAATTTCAGGAGTCCTGCACCATGGTGGAGACTTCCTCTGTGGTCCCCATGCACTGGAAAGTGCCACGAGAAAACACCACTGTCCTTGATGAATCCCAGCAGaaaccccctttcccttcctccagacTTCAGAAAGCACCCCACACCTAACTCTCTGCTAGCTCTTCCTACCGCACACTGAAAGGCCAGCTCCCAGATCCGCtccagagaccaggctggcctcgaactcacagagatccacctgcctctgcctcccaagtactgtgattaaaggtgtgcaccaccactgcccagcaggaaaAAATTCTTAATCTATTTGAGGGTTAGactttttctatctgaggggaaaaataagaaagcacaGGTGATTTCTGATGGTAACTTTCTCTATACTTCATCTTGAAAA
Protein-coding regions in this window:
- the Ppp1r3e gene encoding protein phosphatase 1 regulatory subunit 3E: MSRERPPRTDIPRNLSFIAALTERAYYRSQRPSLEEESEEEPGEGGTRPGARSRAHVRDRGRRARSAPAGGSGARAARSRSPDTRKRVRFADALGLELAVVRRFRPGEPPRVPRHVQVQLQRDALRHFAPCPPRARGLQEARAALEPAREPGFAARLQAQRICLERADAGPLGVAGSARVLDLAYEKRVSVRWSADGWRSLRESPAAYAGPAPAPPRADRFSFRLPAPPVGGALLFALRYRVTGREFWDNNGGRDYALLGPEHPGGAGVAETQGWIHFI
- the Bcl2l2 gene encoding bcl-2-like protein 2, with the translated sequence MATPASAPDTRALVADFVGYKLRQKGYVCGAGPGEGPAADPLHQAMRAAGDEFETRFRRTFSDLAAQLHVTPGSAQQRFTQVSDELFQGGPNWGRLVAFFVFGAALCAESVNKEMEPLVGQVQDWMVAYLETRLADWIHSSGGWAEFTALYGDGALEEARRLREGNWASVRTVLTGAVALGALVTVGAFFASK